ATCGCGCAGACGGACGTGATCGTCGACGATCGCCGGGAGTTGTTCCGGGTCGCGGGCGAGGGAGCGCGCCGTCATCCGGCGCTGACGCTCCCGCAGTCCCCCGTAGAAGGAGTCGAGCAGCGGGTTGTCGCCCGCACGCACGATGAGCCGGTGGAAGTCGGCGTCGGCCGCGCTGAACGCCACGACGTCCCCGTCGCGGACGATCCCGAGTTGCCTGTCGAGGTTGTCGTCGAGTGCGTGTACCACCGCGGCGCGCTCGGCGGCGTGCTCGGCGAGGTAGCGGACGCTGTGTGTCTCGAGCAGTTGCCGGGCGTCCACGATGTGCTCGGCCTCGCCGTCGGCCACCGGCACGATCAGTGCGCCCCGCTTGGGGTAGAGCCGCATCCACCCCTCGGCCTCGAGCCGCAGGAACGCCTCGCGCACCGGTGTCC
This genomic interval from Rhodococcus triatomae contains the following:
- a CDS encoding GntR family transcriptional regulator, which translates into the protein MLHSSSGSPAPSAAEQVYQDVKELILSGGLPGGELISEGEVANRTGCSRTPVREAFLRLEAEGWMRLYPKRGALIVPVADGEAEHIVDARQLLETHSVRYLAEHAAERAAVVHALDDNLDRQLGIVRDGDVVAFSAADADFHRLIVRAGDNPLLDSFYGGLRERQRRMTARSLARDPEQLPAIVDDHVRLRDLVEAADPDGYDAALLEHMLSVHALNPRSANRRGPRT